In Desulfofundulus kuznetsovii DSM 6115, the following are encoded in one genomic region:
- the glpA gene encoding anaerobic glycerol-3-phosphate dehydrogenase subunit GlpA — MIKRERAQVAVVGGGATGVGVLRDLAMRGVDVVLVEQFDLGHGTSSRFHGLLHSGARYAVKDMDAAVECIRENEILKQIAPACVEDTGGLFVHLDGEDPDYVGRWVSACRAAGIDVQEVDVQDLRARYPGLSPRVRRAFRVPDGAVDGFRLLRANVRSARRHGARVFTYHRVTGVHIADGRVTGVELTNTLTGEKSHLECQVLVNAAGPWAGKVAELAGLKVSVLHDKGTLAVFNHRFVNQVINRLRPPGDGDIFVPHNTVTILGTTSQEVAGPAFARPAAEEVQQLLATGEEVFPGLRRYRLIRAFAGVRPLYRSGTAQAGREVSRNFVLLDHREDGLNGMVSIVGGKLTTYRLMAEKTADLVCSLLCINSPCRTAQEPLTEPIPPADLNRGRRLFGFPAAVKAAERWGSEFKDILQKAGADPSKAELICECELVSRAEIEHAAGCADTFTLCDIRRKTRMGMGTCQGAFCAFRTLGVAAEHNTCVLENNLHYLREFLQSRWEGIRPVLWGQQLRETQLAQAIYGTIFNLERMCRS; from the coding sequence GCTTGTGGAACAGTTCGACCTGGGTCACGGTACCAGCTCCCGTTTCCACGGCCTTTTGCACAGCGGGGCACGCTACGCGGTCAAGGACATGGACGCCGCCGTGGAATGCATCCGGGAAAATGAAATTCTGAAGCAGATTGCGCCCGCCTGCGTGGAGGACACCGGCGGCCTGTTTGTGCACCTGGACGGTGAAGATCCGGATTATGTGGGCCGGTGGGTATCCGCCTGCCGGGCGGCCGGCATCGATGTTCAGGAAGTGGATGTACAGGACTTGCGCGCCCGGTATCCTGGCCTTTCCCCGCGGGTCAGGCGGGCCTTCAGGGTTCCCGATGGTGCCGTAGACGGCTTTCGCCTGCTCCGGGCCAACGTGCGCTCGGCACGGCGCCACGGGGCGCGCGTGTTCACTTACCACCGGGTGACCGGGGTGCACATTGCCGACGGTCGGGTGACGGGCGTGGAACTGACCAATACTCTAACCGGTGAAAAATCCCACCTGGAATGCCAGGTGCTGGTTAACGCCGCCGGGCCCTGGGCCGGAAAGGTGGCGGAACTGGCGGGACTCAAAGTAAGCGTCTTGCATGATAAAGGTACCCTCGCCGTTTTTAACCACCGTTTCGTCAACCAGGTAATTAACAGGCTCCGCCCGCCGGGGGACGGCGACATATTCGTGCCTCACAACACGGTAACCATTTTGGGCACCACTTCCCAGGAGGTGGCCGGGCCCGCGTTCGCCAGGCCGGCGGCGGAGGAGGTGCAGCAGCTCCTGGCCACAGGTGAGGAGGTATTTCCCGGTTTGCGCCGGTACCGCCTGATCCGGGCCTTTGCCGGCGTCCGCCCACTTTACCGCAGCGGGACCGCCCAGGCGGGCCGGGAGGTATCGCGGAATTTTGTCCTGCTAGACCACCGGGAGGACGGTTTAAACGGCATGGTCAGCATTGTGGGCGGCAAGCTGACCACTTACCGGTTGATGGCAGAAAAAACGGCCGACCTGGTTTGCTCCCTGCTATGCATCAACAGCCCGTGCCGCACGGCGCAGGAACCTTTAACGGAACCCATCCCTCCGGCGGACTTAAACCGGGGCAGGCGGTTGTTCGGGTTTCCCGCAGCGGTCAAGGCCGCAGAGCGCTGGGGTAGCGAATTTAAAGACATTTTGCAAAAGGCCGGGGCCGACCCCAGCAAGGCGGAGCTCATCTGTGAGTGCGAGCTTGTCAGCCGGGCGGAAATAGAACACGCGGCCGGCTGTGCCGACACCTTTACCTTGTGCGACATCCGTCGGAAGACCAGGATGGGCATGGGCACCTGCCAGGGCGCCTTTTGCGCCTTCCGTACCCTGGGGGTGGCTGCGGAGCATAACACTTGCGTGCTGGAAAACAACCTTCACTACCTGCGCGAATTCCTGCAGAGCCGGTGGGAGGGCATCCGCCCGGTGTTGTGGGGGCAGCAATTGCGGGAAACCCAGCTTGCCCAGGCCATTTACGGCACCATATTTAACCTTGAAAGGATGTGCCGGTCATGA